The Chloroherpetonaceae bacterium genome includes the window AAATGATGCGCCGCCTCATAGCTGTCGAAAAAGAACTCCTTGAACTAAAAGCCAAGAAAAACGAACTGCCTTAAAATGCTCCAATCTATCAACCCAACAACCGAGTGTGTGCTCCAAACTTATCGTGAGCACACCGAAGCGGAACTGGAAAAGGCACTGCAGCGCGCTGAGAGCGCTTTTCAGCAGTGGCGAAAACGCTCCGTACAGGAGCGCATAGAGCCCATTCGGCAAGCCGCCGCCGTCCTGAGGCAAAATCTGATGCACTATGCAACGCTGATTACCACCGAAATGGGCAAACCGCTGGCACAAAGTAAAGCGGAGCTGGAAAAATGCGCCGCTACCTGCGAATACTTCGCCGAACATGCTGAAACCTTTCTCCGACCCGAAATCGTGAAAACCGAAGCCAGCAAAAGCTATGTGGTGTTTGAGCCGTTGGGGGTAGTGCTGGGTATCATGCCATGGAACTTTCCTTTCTGGCAAGTGTTCCGATGTGCAGTGCCGACGCTACTGGCAGGTAATACGCTGCTCCTCAAGCATGCGCCAAGCACGACAGGCTGCGCTCTGGCTATTGAAGAAGTTTGGCAAAAAGCAGGCTTGCCCGAGGGGGTGTATCAAACTTTACTCATTGCAGCAGAAAACGTGCCAGAGCGAATTTCTACCTTGATTGAGCACCCTATCGTAAAGGCAGTAACGCTCACAGGTAGCACTGCGGCAGGCAAGTTTGTAGCCGCCAAAGCCGGTGTAATGCTAAAAAAAACCGTCTTAGAACTGGGCGGGAGCGACCCCTACCTCATCTTAGATGACGCCAACCTTGACGAAGCAGCAGAAGTATGCGCGGCATCACGCTGCATCAATACAGGGCAGAGCTGCATTGCAGCGAAACGATTCATTGTGCTGGAATCGGTGCGAAAAAAGTTTGAAGAAGCCTTTGTGGAAAAAATGCGGGCTAAAACAATAGGTGACCCACTGACCGACGTGGACTTAGGACCACTGGCGCGCAAAGACTTGCGAGAAAAACTGCATGCGCAAGTCAGCCAAAGCCTTGCAAAAGGAGCGAAAGTGCGCCTAGGCGCTGCCTTGCCTGAAGGCACTGGCTACTTCTACCCGCCTAGTGTGCTCAGCGAAGTAACAAAGGGAATGCCGGCCTACGACG containing:
- a CDS encoding NAD-dependent succinate-semialdehyde dehydrogenase; this translates as MLQSINPTTECVLQTYREHTEAELEKALQRAESAFQQWRKRSVQERIEPIRQAAAVLRQNLMHYATLITTEMGKPLAQSKAELEKCAATCEYFAEHAETFLRPEIVKTEASKSYVVFEPLGVVLGIMPWNFPFWQVFRCAVPTLLAGNTLLLKHAPSTTGCALAIEEVWQKAGLPEGVYQTLLIAAENVPERISTLIEHPIVKAVTLTGSTAAGKFVAAKAGVMLKKTVLELGGSDPYLILDDANLDEAAEVCAASRCINTGQSCIAAKRFIVLESVRKKFEEAFVEKMRAKTIGDPLTDVDLGPLARKDLREKLHAQVSQSLAKGAKVRLGAALPEGTGYFYPPSVLSEVTKGMPAYDEELFGPVAAIIAARDEAEAIAIANDTRYGLGAAIFTSDPERGERLAREIEAGNCFINALVRSDARLPFGGIKESGYGRELSHFGMHEFTNIKTVYVK